A region from the Methanofollis liminatans DSM 4140 genome encodes:
- a CDS encoding 2-oxoacid:acceptor oxidoreductase family protein — protein MRHEVRFSGFGGQGIILSAVILGRAAAIHDGKHAVQTQVYGPEARGGASMSAVIIDDDLILYPEVTSPDIYVIMSQEGFLKYGAGAPESAVMLLDAELVQDRPKCRYHAVPATYEAKNTLKKVIVANIVMLGALVAATGVVSEAAIEKAVLDSVPKGTEDLNMRALRLGFDLGRKEREG, from the coding sequence ATGAGGCATGAAGTGCGGTTCTCGGGCTTCGGCGGCCAGGGGATCATCCTCTCGGCGGTGATCCTGGGCCGGGCGGCCGCGATCCATGACGGCAAACACGCCGTCCAGACGCAGGTCTACGGCCCTGAGGCCCGCGGCGGGGCCTCGATGAGCGCCGTGATCATCGACGACGATCTGATCCTCTACCCCGAGGTGACGAGTCCTGACATCTACGTGATCATGTCGCAGGAAGGGTTCCTGAAGTACGGCGCCGGCGCCCCGGAGAGCGCCGTGATGCTCCTCGACGCCGAACTGGTGCAGGATAGGCCGAAATGCCGCTACCACGCGGTGCCGGCGACCTACGAGGCGAAAAACACCCTTAAAAAGGTGATCGTCGCAAACATTGTGATGCTCGGGGCGCTGGTCGCGGCGACGGGCGTCGTATCAGAGGCGGCGATCGAGAAGGCCGTCCTCGACTCGGTCCCGAAGGGCACCGAGGACCTCAATATGCGGGCGCTGAGGCTCGGCTTCGACCTCGGCAGAAAGGAGCGTGAAGGATGA
- a CDS encoding succinate--CoA ligase subunit beta produces MKLLEFEAKEVFGREGIRIPKGVVVRKGEDLPPHLEEIGDRVVVKAQVDVGGRGKAGGVLMADAGNASEAVQHLFNAHIKGVPVNSVLIEERLPIEHEYYVSIAIDRSKKEPVILFADTGGVNIEETARTNPDAIRTVAVSPLFADVPAFLLRELTGTAPAGVRDAVNRLYRVFCKNDALLAEINPLVTTPNGVYAADAKLIIDDNSLARQGIAVNRDLTEREKEAEKHGFSYVELEGEIGVIGNGAGLTMATLDLIDHFKGRAANFLDVGGGADQERVKHAVRLVAGMPSVRVIIVNLLGGITRCDEVARGIIEAGVSQEVIVRLAGTNEEEGRRLLAEKGYRMLGSMDETVRAAVEATA; encoded by the coding sequence ATGAAACTGCTTGAGTTTGAAGCGAAAGAAGTGTTCGGCAGGGAAGGGATCAGGATACCGAAGGGTGTCGTCGTCAGGAAAGGCGAGGACCTCCCCCCCCACCTGGAGGAGATCGGGGACCGGGTCGTCGTCAAGGCGCAGGTGGACGTCGGCGGCCGCGGTAAGGCCGGCGGCGTCTTGATGGCCGATGCCGGGAATGCGAGCGAGGCGGTGCAGCACCTCTTCAATGCCCATATCAAGGGCGTTCCGGTCAACAGCGTCCTGATCGAGGAGCGCCTCCCGATCGAGCACGAGTATTATGTCTCGATCGCCATCGACCGCTCGAAGAAAGAGCCGGTGATCCTCTTCGCCGATACCGGCGGGGTGAACATCGAGGAGACGGCACGGACGAACCCGGACGCGATCAGGACGGTCGCGGTCTCCCCGCTCTTTGCTGACGTCCCGGCGTTTCTCCTGCGGGAGCTGACCGGCACCGCCCCGGCAGGGGTGCGGGACGCCGTGAACCGGCTCTACCGGGTCTTCTGCAAGAACGACGCCCTGCTCGCCGAGATCAACCCCCTGGTCACCACACCGAACGGGGTCTATGCCGCCGACGCGAAGCTGATCATCGACGACAACAGCCTTGCCCGGCAGGGGATCGCGGTCAACCGCGACCTCACCGAGCGGGAGAAGGAGGCCGAGAAGCACGGCTTCTCCTACGTGGAGCTCGAGGGCGAGATCGGGGTGATCGGCAACGGCGCCGGCCTGACGATGGCGACTCTCGACCTGATCGACCATTTCAAGGGCCGTGCAGCGAACTTCCTGGACGTCGGCGGCGGCGCCGACCAGGAGCGGGTGAAGCATGCGGTCCGCCTGGTCGCCGGGATGCCCTCGGTGCGGGTGATCATCGTCAACCTGCTCGGCGGGATCACGCGCTGCGACGAGGTCGCCCGCGGGATCATCGAGGCCGGGGTCTCGCAGGAGGTGATCGTCCGCCTCGCCGGAACGAACGAGGAGGAGGGACGACGACTCCTCGCGGAGAAAGGATACCGGATGCTCGGGAGCATGGACGAGACCGTCAGGGCGGCCGTGGAGGCGACAGCATGA
- the sucD gene encoding succinate--CoA ligase subunit alpha, whose translation MIYGDKNSGTIVWGATGRQGSFHINLMNEYARLVGGRGVVAGITPGKGGQEVCGVPVYNSAKEALAEQDAETAVIFVPAGAAGDAIMEAAHAGLDLAVAITEHIPVHDAMRAIAYAEICGCAVIGPNCPGLLSPGEQKLGIMPAHLATRGHVGVISRSGTLTYEVVDELTRAGIGQSTIVGIGGDPVIGQTFADVLAQFEEDPETEAVVLIGEVGGNLEEEGVRSTDLPIVSYIAGVTAPPNKRMGHAGAIIEGGEGDARSKIERLKLLGVPVASRPSEIPGMLRDLL comes from the coding sequence ATGATCTACGGTGATAAGAACAGCGGGACGATCGTCTGGGGGGCCACCGGGAGGCAGGGCTCCTTCCACATCAACCTGATGAACGAGTACGCCCGTTTGGTCGGCGGGCGCGGGGTCGTCGCCGGCATCACGCCCGGGAAAGGGGGGCAGGAGGTCTGCGGCGTGCCGGTCTACAACTCGGCGAAGGAGGCGCTCGCCGAGCAGGACGCCGAGACGGCCGTGATCTTCGTCCCGGCCGGAGCGGCAGGCGACGCGATCATGGAGGCCGCCCATGCGGGCCTGGACCTTGCCGTTGCGATCACCGAGCATATCCCGGTGCACGACGCGATGCGGGCGATCGCCTATGCGGAGATCTGCGGGTGCGCCGTGATCGGCCCCAACTGCCCCGGGCTGCTCTCTCCTGGCGAGCAGAAACTCGGGATCATGCCGGCCCACCTGGCGACGAGAGGGCATGTCGGGGTAATCTCCCGGAGCGGCACCCTCACCTATGAGGTCGTCGACGAACTGACGCGGGCCGGGATCGGGCAGTCGACGATCGTCGGGATCGGCGGCGACCCGGTGATCGGCCAGACCTTCGCCGATGTGCTCGCCCAATTCGAGGAGGACCCGGAGACCGAGGCAGTCGTCTTGATCGGCGAGGTCGGCGGGAACCTGGAGGAGGAGGGTGTGCGGTCGACCGACCTTCCCATCGTATCCTATATCGCGGGCGTCACTGCCCCGCCGAATAAGCGGATGGGGCATGCGGGAGCGATCATCGAGGGCGGGGAGGGCGATGCCCGCTCGAAGATCGAGCGGCTGAAACTCCTCGGCGTCCCGGTCGCATCCAGACCGTCGGAGATCCCGGGTATGCTGCGTGACCTCCTATGA
- a CDS encoding DNA integrity scanning protein DisA nucleotide-binding domain protein, with product MNDELLMHAGIEIAEEIGARAIVSFTRPCTCQSKVPLIWVQDLKLDILRDLTMYEIVSVCEHHMLDAAVQIYLTKRFEEGTVVAVFQYAVLIFDLERVRNFVDLTSYEDIVDKDVMYSVLKLAMEIAVEGREGRKIGTAFIIGDAPEIAAHSHQAILNPYLGHPTSLRDIKNRENWESVKEFAQLDGIFIVDKSGTIATAGSYMDVNAKDVHLPGGLGGRHRATAAITAVMPAVGVTVSESGGLVRVFRDGACTITIRSDIRISG from the coding sequence ATGAATGATGAACTCCTGATGCATGCCGGGATCGAGATCGCCGAGGAGATCGGGGCGCGGGCGATCGTCTCCTTCACTCGCCCGTGCACCTGCCAGTCGAAGGTGCCATTGATCTGGGTGCAGGACCTCAAACTCGACATCCTGCGGGACCTGACGATGTACGAGATCGTCTCGGTCTGCGAGCACCATATGCTCGACGCCGCCGTCCAGATCTACCTGACGAAGCGGTTCGAGGAGGGGACCGTGGTCGCCGTCTTCCAGTATGCGGTCCTGATCTTCGACCTGGAGCGGGTGCGGAACTTCGTGGACCTCACGAGTTATGAGGACATCGTCGATAAGGACGTGATGTACTCCGTCCTCAAGCTGGCGATGGAGATCGCCGTCGAGGGGCGGGAGGGCCGGAAGATCGGCACCGCCTTCATCATCGGCGACGCCCCTGAGATCGCCGCACACTCCCACCAGGCGATCCTCAACCCGTACCTGGGGCACCCGACCTCCCTGCGGGATATCAAGAACCGGGAGAACTGGGAGAGCGTCAAGGAGTTCGCCCAGCTCGACGGCATCTTCATCGTCGATAAAAGCGGGACGATCGCCACGGCCGGGAGTTATATGGACGTGAACGCAAAGGACGTCCACCTGCCCGGCGGACTCGGCGGGCGCCACCGGGCGACGGCGGCGATCACCGCCGTGATGCCGGCCGTCGGGGTGACGGTATCGGAGAGCGGCGGGCTCGTGCGGGTGTTCCGGGACGGGGCGTGCACGATCACGATCAGGTCGGATATCAGGATCAGTGGGTGA
- a CDS encoding carbohydrate-binding domain-containing protein — MKHLAQRIVFIGVLLLVLLGLSVASAGAYDAGEVTGSDRMIAAPAASGGDMAGLQAIPGQILAADYDEGGEGVAYHDTTSGNIDSNPSLYRGDDVDIGIRDWDSDPLITNTAAGEWLRYTVDVAEAGTYDVEYFLYTTQAGCTLALDVDGVPAHQIAVPEASSWRTAIRVKGVATFPAAGEHELVLQVSGDMNLNGMTFSKKPSVPPTLEIPGRILAADYDEGGEGVAYHDTTPGNIDSNPSSYRDDDVDIGIRDWDADPLITNTAAGEWLRYTVDVAEAGTYDVEYFLYTTQAGCTLALDVDGASAHQIAVPEASSWRTPIQVKGQVTFPTAGEHKLILRVSGDMNLNGMTFTGEGSVSLDIPGRILAADYDAGGEGIAYHDTTPGNIDSNPSSYRNDDVDIGIRDWDADPLITNTAAGEWLRYTVDVAEAGTYDVEYFLYTTQAGCTLALDVGGNHGGYDIWVVKMDANGTVAWQRCLGGSGTDVARNAHPTVDGGYIIGGQTNSTDGDLSGNHGKADIWLVKMDSGGNVSWQRCLGGSNYEDISNVCQTSDGGYILTGETDSNDGDVSGYHDRNDTWLVKIDPDGLIEWEKSFGPIMINTCAQQTDDGGYVLCGWCWEGHGMFDGYVLKVDATGALEWQSYLGGYCRDYVSSIRQTGDGGYIAAGSTESSDIDGYHLDPENYDSIPDAMAVKINATGALEWQRGLGGYDSDTFRCVEQAADGGYILAGYTDSNDGDVGGNHGGLWDGWAVKLDSSGELEWQRCLGGSGDDKVQSVGQTSDGGYILAGSTDSNDGDVSGNHGASDIWVAKLENA, encoded by the coding sequence ATGAAACATCTTGCGCAGAGGATCGTCTTCATAGGAGTGCTCCTGCTCGTTCTTCTTGGTCTTTCCGTGGCTTCTGCAGGCGCCTATGACGCCGGGGAAGTGACAGGTTCTGATCGTATGATCGCCGCTCCTGCAGCATCGGGAGGGGATATGGCGGGTCTCCAGGCAATCCCCGGCCAGATCCTTGCGGCCGACTACGACGAGGGCGGGGAAGGGGTCGCCTATCACGACACCACGTCCGGCAACATCGACTCGAACCCATCCTTGTACCGGGGCGACGACGTGGACATCGGGATCCGGGACTGGGATAGTGATCCCCTGATCACCAACACCGCCGCGGGGGAGTGGTTGCGCTACACCGTCGATGTGGCAGAGGCCGGAACCTATGATGTGGAGTACTTCCTGTACACGACACAGGCCGGGTGCACGCTCGCCCTCGACGTGGACGGTGTTCCGGCACACCAGATCGCCGTCCCTGAAGCCTCCTCCTGGCGGACAGCGATCCGGGTGAAGGGGGTGGCGACCTTTCCGGCGGCAGGTGAACACGAACTCGTCCTCCAGGTGAGCGGCGACATGAACCTCAATGGGATGACGTTTTCGAAGAAACCGTCTGTCCCGCCCACTCTTGAGATCCCAGGTCGGATCCTTGCGGCCGACTACGATGAAGGTGGCGAAGGAGTCGCCTATCACGACACCACGCCCGGCAACATCGACTCGAACCCATCCTCGTACCGGGACGACGATGTGGACATCGGGATCCGGGACTGGGATGCCGATCCCCTGATCACCAACACCGCCGCGGGGGAGTGGTTGCGCTACACCGTCGATGTGGCAGAGGCCGGGACCTATGATGTGGAGTACTTCCTGTACACGACGCAGGCCGGGTGCACGCTCGCCCTCGACGTGGACGGGGCTTCGGCACACCAGATCGCCGTCCCTGAAGCCTCCTCCTGGCGGACACCGATCCAGGTGAAGGGGCAGGTTACGTTCCCGACGGCAGGTGAGCACAAACTCATCCTCAGGGTGAGCGGCGACATGAACCTCAACGGGATGACCTTCACCGGCGAGGGATCGGTCTCTCTAGATATCCCCGGCCGGATCCTTGCGGCCGACTACGACGCGGGCGGCGAGGGGATTGCGTACCACGACACCACTCCTGGCAACATCGACTCGAACCCCTCCTCCTACCGGAATGACGATGTGGATATCGGTATCCGGGACTGGGATGCCGATCCCCTGATCACCAACACCGCCGCGGGGGAGTGGTTGCGCTACACCGTCGATGTGGCAGAGGCCGGGACCTATGATGTGGAGTACTTCCTGTACACGACGCAGGCCGGGTGCACGCTCGCCCTCGACGTGGGCGGCAACCACGGCGGCTATGATATCTGGGTGGTGAAGATGGATGCCAACGGCACAGTCGCGTGGCAGCGTTGCCTTGGAGGTTCTGGTACCGATGTAGCACGGAACGCCCACCCGACGGTCGACGGCGGGTACATCATCGGCGGTCAGACCAATTCAACCGATGGCGATTTAAGTGGAAACCATGGTAAAGCGGATATCTGGCTGGTGAAGATGGATTCAGGCGGAAATGTCTCGTGGCAGCGTTGTCTTGGCGGGTCGAATTATGAAGATATATCGAATGTGTGTCAGACATCTGACGGCGGGTATATCCTCACCGGCGAAACTGACTCAAATGACGGCGATGTGAGCGGATACCACGATCGAAACGATACCTGGCTGGTCAAGATCGACCCTGATGGCCTCATAGAGTGGGAGAAATCTTTTGGCCCCATCATGATCAACACCTGCGCGCAGCAGACCGACGACGGCGGGTATGTTCTTTGCGGGTGGTGCTGGGAGGGACACGGCATGTTTGACGGCTATGTGTTGAAGGTCGACGCCACCGGTGCCTTAGAGTGGCAATCCTACCTTGGCGGTTATTGCAGGGATTATGTCTCCAGCATACGGCAGACTGGAGACGGCGGATATATTGCTGCAGGATCCACGGAATCGAGTGATATTGATGGATATCACCTGGATCCTGAGAATTATGATTCTATACCCGACGCCATGGCCGTTAAGATCAACGCCACCGGTGCGCTCGAGTGGCAGCGAGGCCTTGGGGGATATGATAGTGACACCTTTAGGTGCGTGGAGCAGGCGGCCGACGGCGGCTACATCCTCGCTGGTTACACCGACTCAAACGACGGCGATGTAGGCGGCAATCACGGCGGTCTGTGGGACGGCTGGGCGGTGAAGCTGGATTCCAGCGGCGAACTCGAATGGCAGCGTTGCCTCGGCGGGTCAGGGGATGATAAGGTACAGAGTGTCGGGCAAACATCCGATGGCGGTTACATCCTCGCCGGCTCCACCGACTCGAACGATGGCGATGTGAGCGGGAACCACGGTGCATCTGATATCTGGGTGGCGAAACTGGAGAACGCCTGA
- a CDS encoding zinc ribbon domain-containing protein, which translates to MEEHAGRSCQSCGMPMQSEADFGTEADGTRSNDYCTYCYQNGAFTEPEITLDAMAEKGGAIFAQMYDIPLEKAREFCKEQLSSLKRWSGREVPSCGSCGMPLAQDEDAGTEADGSRSAHYCIYCYRDGAFTEPGLTKDGAVEKYAPMMAAHLEMPLERAREMVGYYLSTLPRWQE; encoded by the coding sequence ATGGAAGAACATGCTGGAAGATCCTGCCAGAGCTGCGGCATGCCGATGCAGTCGGAGGCCGATTTCGGCACCGAAGCGGACGGCACCCGATCGAACGACTACTGCACCTACTGCTACCAGAACGGCGCCTTCACCGAACCCGAAATCACCCTCGACGCGATGGCGGAGAAGGGCGGGGCGATCTTCGCGCAGATGTACGATATCCCCCTGGAGAAGGCGAGAGAGTTCTGCAAAGAGCAGTTATCGTCCCTGAAGAGATGGTCCGGACGGGAGGTTCCCTCCTGCGGGAGCTGCGGCATGCCCCTTGCACAGGACGAGGACGCCGGTACAGAGGCGGACGGGTCGCGAAGCGCGCACTACTGCATCTACTGCTACCGGGACGGGGCGTTCACCGAACCTGGCCTGACAAAGGATGGGGCCGTCGAGAAATATGCGCCGATGATGGCCGCACACCTTGAAATGCCGCTTGAACGGGCGCGTGAGATGGTAGGATATTATCTCTCGACGCTCCCGCGGTGGCAGGAGTAA
- a CDS encoding MFS transporter, translated as MGKTNNTPSKSYLLLIFSISLAIFMSSLDGTIVNIALPTISESFGVSTSAVSWVATAYLLVMAGCVLIFGKISDFIGYKKIFLSGFVVFTLGSFACGFLPELLDSFYALVGSRAFQGIGGAMISAIAPAMVTAFIPMEQKGKAMGIIMTVAALGTAIGPTIGGLLTQYVSWHWIFFINVPIGILSVIIGMKAIPGQSDRNTALSGFDRSGAAFIFIGLAALLFAVSEGEVLGWTSPAILTSAAVAAVSLGLFVWRELHTSEPLLELRLFGKRNFLFTNLILVLVFFGFSGINYLLPFYLQYVLGYETSAAGMVLTSLSFAMMVSGLAAGLLYNRLGGRILAIAAAAIIAAGYYMMTHLQANTTIAYVVAALIVIGFGLGLMVTPVSNMIMNSVAKRYQGMVSSLTSLERFAPMTIGIAIFNLIFVQGVLRIAENRAITMQSPVEVKMHLLSAGFDIAFFGAFIVAVVVLVLAFLARQEVHPDYLDAGDEGAPEVGMMI; from the coding sequence ATGGGAAAGACAAACAATACCCCATCGAAGAGTTATCTTTTATTGATTTTCTCCATCTCCCTTGCGATCTTCATGTCGTCTCTCGACGGCACGATCGTCAATATCGCCCTCCCGACGATCTCCGAGTCCTTCGGCGTATCGACGAGCGCCGTCAGCTGGGTCGCCACTGCATACCTCCTTGTCATGGCGGGGTGCGTCCTGATCTTCGGGAAGATCTCTGACTTCATCGGATACAAGAAGATCTTCCTCTCGGGTTTTGTCGTATTTACCCTCGGTTCGTTTGCCTGCGGTTTCCTCCCCGAACTGCTCGATTCGTTCTACGCCCTCGTGGGGTCGCGGGCGTTCCAGGGCATCGGCGGGGCGATGATCTCGGCCATCGCCCCCGCGATGGTCACGGCCTTCATCCCGATGGAGCAGAAGGGAAAAGCGATGGGCATTATCATGACCGTCGCGGCGCTCGGCACGGCGATCGGCCCCACGATCGGCGGTCTGCTCACCCAGTATGTCTCATGGCACTGGATCTTCTTCATCAACGTCCCGATCGGCATCCTCTCCGTGATCATCGGGATGAAGGCGATCCCGGGGCAGAGCGACCGGAATACGGCACTTTCAGGGTTCGACCGGTCAGGTGCGGCATTCATCTTCATCGGTCTTGCCGCCCTCCTCTTTGCCGTATCTGAAGGCGAGGTGCTGGGCTGGACCTCGCCGGCCATTCTTACCTCGGCTGCAGTGGCGGCGGTCTCCCTCGGCCTCTTCGTCTGGCGCGAACTGCACACCTCAGAACCCCTCCTCGAACTCAGGCTCTTTGGGAAGAGGAACTTCCTCTTCACCAACCTGATCCTGGTGCTGGTCTTCTTCGGCTTTTCCGGCATCAACTACCTGCTGCCGTTCTACCTCCAGTACGTCCTGGGCTATGAGACCTCCGCGGCCGGGATGGTCCTGACCTCTCTCTCGTTCGCGATGATGGTCTCGGGTCTTGCGGCCGGGCTCCTGTACAACCGTCTCGGGGGCAGAATACTCGCCATCGCCGCAGCGGCGATCATCGCGGCCGGTTACTATATGATGACTCATCTCCAGGCGAACACCACCATCGCCTATGTTGTTGCTGCCCTGATCGTCATTGGGTTCGGCCTGGGCCTGATGGTCACCCCGGTCTCGAATATGATCATGAACTCCGTCGCGAAGAGATACCAGGGGATGGTATCGAGCCTGACGAGCCTGGAGCGGTTCGCCCCGATGACGATCGGGATCGCGATCTTCAACCTGATCTTCGTCCAGGGCGTGCTGCGGATCGCCGAGAACCGGGCGATCACCATGCAGTCCCCGGTGGAGGTGAAGATGCACCTGTTATCTGCAGGGTTCGACATCGCCTTCTTTGGTGCGTTCATCGTCGCCGTCGTGGTGCTGGTCCTTGCATTCCTTGCACGGCAGGAGGTCCATCCCGATTATCTCGACGCCGGGGATGAGGGTGCGCCTGAGGTCGGGATGATGATCTGA
- a CDS encoding cupin domain-containing protein, with translation MQRILFLIFACVLLSAGCLTASPPQAEEEQGVRLITPPEGFAIFGGQGTYTGIIGDETPDIRTNYSMGLVAIGPGNATSPHRLIGSTEFVHVIAGAAEIRCDNSTVVAREGETVLLPEGVLQSIATAGDRELRYIDAVSPPFAAANEVSGEGLAALTVTTACVPVVIPDPRQGIEWDLGSEMMIYTLANSVLMDEIGFPLPYSVAYVELLPGGSIGFNRLNGSSEVIVVLGGEVEVFTPDAGSVRVPAGSAAYVPPGQVKGYRNVAASNATLLSFVDPAWTPEGTAMLE, from the coding sequence ATGCAGAGGATTCTCTTTCTCATCTTCGCCTGCGTCCTCCTCTCCGCCGGGTGCCTCACGGCGAGCCCCCCTCAGGCAGAGGAGGAACAGGGCGTCCGCCTGATCACGCCGCCGGAAGGCTTCGCCATCTTCGGCGGTCAGGGAACCTACACCGGGATCATCGGCGACGAGACCCCCGATATCCGGACAAACTACAGCATGGGCCTGGTCGCCATCGGCCCGGGCAATGCGACGTCCCCTCACCGGTTGATCGGGAGCACGGAGTTTGTCCACGTGATCGCCGGTGCGGCGGAGATCAGGTGCGACAACAGCACGGTCGTCGCCCGCGAGGGCGAGACCGTCCTCCTGCCCGAAGGGGTGCTGCAGTCGATCGCCACCGCCGGCGATCGCGAACTGCGCTACATCGACGCCGTCTCTCCACCGTTTGCGGCGGCGAACGAGGTCTCCGGGGAGGGACTGGCAGCGCTCACCGTCACGACGGCCTGCGTGCCGGTCGTCATCCCTGACCCGCGGCAGGGGATCGAGTGGGACCTCGGGTCTGAGATGATGATCTACACCCTTGCGAACTCGGTGCTGATGGACGAGATCGGTTTCCCGCTCCCGTACAGCGTCGCATACGTCGAACTTCTCCCCGGCGGTTCGATCGGGTTCAACCGGCTCAACGGGTCGTCCGAGGTGATCGTCGTGCTCGGCGGCGAGGTCGAGGTCTTCACCCCTGATGCGGGATCGGTCCGGGTGCCGGCCGGGAGCGCCGCCTATGTCCCCCCCGGTCAGGTGAAGGGCTACCGGAACGTCGCAGCGTCGAACGCGACGCTCCTGAGTTTCGTCGACCCAGCATGGACGCCTGAAGGGACGGCCATGCTGGAGTGA
- a CDS encoding GNAT family N-acetyltransferase, which produces MHCPTPTSVLRDWIPDDAVSLCRHADNPRIARCMRDAFPHPYTPGDAERFIAMATRNRSALLLAIEVDEEAVGGIGVHPLADVYRGTAEIGYWLSEECWGRGIVTDAVRAMVPLAFDRFPIVRLQAGVFESNPASMRVLEKCGFCREAVHRSAVTKDGMVMDEYLYALVR; this is translated from the coding sequence ATGCATTGTCCAACCCCCACATCCGTCCTCCGCGACTGGATCCCGGATGACGCCGTCTCCCTCTGCCGTCATGCCGACAACCCGCGGATCGCCCGCTGCATGCGGGACGCATTCCCTCACCCCTATACGCCGGGCGATGCTGAACGGTTCATCGCGATGGCGACGCGGAATCGCTCCGCTCTCCTGCTGGCGATCGAGGTGGACGAAGAAGCGGTGGGGGGCATCGGCGTTCACCCTCTCGCCGACGTCTACCGCGGGACGGCCGAGATCGGCTACTGGCTCTCAGAGGAGTGCTGGGGCAGGGGGATCGTCACCGATGCGGTTCGGGCGATGGTCCCCCTCGCCTTCGATAGGTTCCCGATCGTCCGTCTCCAGGCAGGCGTTTTCGAGAGCAACCCGGCGTCGATGCGGGTGCTGGAGAAGTGCGGCTTCTGCCGTGAGGCCGTCCATCGATCGGCAGTCACGAAAGACGGCATGGTCATGGACGAGTACCTTTACGCCCTGGTTAGATGA
- a CDS encoding DUF169 domain-containing protein, with product MTHSAVSEIGGRLAEAFRLSAAPLAVCGSEEVPADAVPLPSVHRCIAVAMYRMAMGAADAPALYLDEEANAGCCPGGLAHMGFVGRSDEIRWFVSTGRSDIRGGAAEYLKADPALVDACFERAGPVTPPGRYLVIRPCRTVTDDAAVRSICLFGTAEAVRNIAALVHFDRPDPFSPVLAPWGPACATFVSYPAGLAAGAPRDAAFMGPTDPTVNHALPPDLLAIGIPIAVARRMAGNLDASFVVRRPRVAFPGRGR from the coding sequence ATGACCCACTCAGCCGTCTCTGAGATCGGCGGGCGGCTTGCTGAGGCGTTTCGGCTCTCGGCCGCGCCCCTCGCCGTCTGCGGCTCTGAGGAGGTGCCGGCCGACGCCGTCCCCCTCCCGTCGGTCCACCGCTGTATCGCCGTCGCCATGTACCGCATGGCAATGGGTGCGGCAGACGCCCCTGCACTCTACCTTGACGAAGAGGCGAATGCAGGGTGCTGCCCGGGCGGCCTCGCTCATATGGGTTTTGTCGGGCGCTCTGACGAGATCCGCTGGTTCGTTTCCACCGGGCGCTCCGACATCAGGGGCGGGGCGGCCGAGTACCTGAAGGCCGACCCCGCACTTGTCGACGCCTGTTTCGAGCGGGCCGGGCCGGTCACTCCGCCGGGGCGCTACCTGGTGATCAGGCCCTGCCGTACGGTGACCGACGATGCTGCCGTGCGGTCGATCTGCCTCTTCGGCACTGCCGAGGCGGTCAGGAACATCGCCGCCCTCGTCCACTTCGACCGCCCCGATCCCTTCTCCCCGGTGCTCGCCCCCTGGGGGCCGGCGTGTGCGACCTTCGTCTCCTACCCGGCCGGCCTGGCGGCCGGCGCCCCGCGAGACGCCGCATTCATGGGGCCCACCGACCCGACGGTGAACCACGCCCTGCCGCCCGATCTCCTCGCGATCGGCATCCCGATCGCTGTGGCCAGGCGCATGGCCGGGAACCTCGACGCCTCCTTTGTGGTCAGGCGGCCGCGGGTGGCGTTCCCTGGGCGCGGGCGCTGA
- a CDS encoding DUF6653 family protein: MTIEQTIASAFKMDEETWARHANPWSVWTRNTVLPILILAFWSRAWLGLWSLVLIAVAVLWTWINPRFFPRPESTENWASKAVLGERFWLNRKEMPVPERHRRAPKILSACSGAGMLCVIWGVYALEVWPTLFGAAVVYLSKLWFLDRMVWLYEDMNDCYVRPPSTPSQ; encoded by the coding sequence GTGACGATCGAGCAAACCATCGCCTCGGCTTTCAAGATGGACGAGGAGACCTGGGCCAGGCACGCAAACCCCTGGAGCGTCTGGACCAGGAACACCGTCCTCCCCATTCTCATCCTCGCCTTCTGGAGCCGGGCGTGGCTGGGACTGTGGTCCCTGGTCCTGATCGCCGTTGCGGTGCTCTGGACCTGGATCAACCCCAGGTTCTTCCCCCGGCCCGAATCGACGGAGAACTGGGCATCGAAGGCGGTGCTCGGCGAGCGGTTCTGGCTGAACCGGAAGGAGATGCCGGTGCCGGAACGACACCGGAGGGCGCCGAAGATCCTCTCGGCGTGCTCGGGCGCAGGGATGCTCTGTGTGATCTGGGGCGTCTACGCCCTCGAGGTCTGGCCCACCCTCTTCGGTGCCGCGGTCGTCTACCTGAGCAAACTCTGGTTCCTGGACCGGATGGTCTGGCTGTACGAGGATATGAATGACTGCTATGTCCGTCCGCCCAGCACTCCGTCCCAGTAG